In Candidatus Kaelpia aquatica, the following are encoded in one genomic region:
- a CDS encoding glycosyltransferase family 4 protein has protein sequence MKILMLHPHDIFHLSEPWTIRIKAIAKEFKKSGHEIRIAYFPLSHKDLKSSPFSHNNISIITLDRRRGLGIFFKNIKRLIDEVEWADIVHFQKCFHYCSIPAVIAAWIKNKPLHYDWDDWETKIYFYGRPASPVIGLYIWMLERALPKFVDSISLSSQRLAQLATDGYSVSKKRITAAPVGADPEEFKPENSGEETRREYRIDGPIVLYLGQLHGAQYAELLIHAAKLVIQWHPTTMFFIVGGGYRLEELKNMAREFGLSDRIIFTDSLPHNQMKRYIAAADACVGCFAKNDITICKSPLKLAEYLSSGKAIVASNVGEVRNMIGGVGVLVEPGNHIILAGGISELLSRPDLRAKMGVLARRRALERYNWSWSADNIINIYRRVLKGYELKRL, from the coding sequence ATGAAGATATTAATGCTGCACCCGCATGACATTTTCCATTTAAGTGAACCCTGGACGATAAGAATAAAGGCTATAGCTAAAGAGTTCAAGAAGAGCGGCCATGAAATAAGAATAGCCTATTTCCCGCTTAGCCATAAAGACCTTAAGAGCTCACCGTTTAGCCATAATAACATCAGCATAATAACTTTAGACAGAAGGAGGGGGTTGGGGATATTTTTTAAAAATATCAAGAGGCTTATAGATGAAGTTGAATGGGCAGATATTGTTCATTTCCAAAAATGTTTTCACTATTGCTCTATCCCAGCTGTAATAGCAGCCTGGATAAAAAATAAACCCTTACATTATGATTGGGACGATTGGGAAACAAAAATATATTTTTACGGAAGACCGGCCTCTCCAGTTATAGGACTGTATATCTGGATGCTTGAAAGAGCGCTGCCAAAGTTTGTGGACTCTATCTCTCTCTCTAGTCAAAGACTTGCCCAGCTTGCAACAGATGGTTACTCTGTATCCAAAAAGAGGATTACAGCTGCTCCCGTAGGAGCGGACCCAGAAGAGTTTAAGCCTGAGAATTCAGGAGAAGAGACCAGAAGAGAGTATCGTATTGATGGGCCCATAGTCTTATATCTTGGTCAATTGCATGGTGCCCAATATGCTGAACTATTGATTCATGCTGCAAAGCTTGTTATTCAGTGGCATCCGACAACGATGTTCTTTATTGTTGGAGGAGGCTATAGATTAGAAGAGCTTAAAAACATGGCAAGAGAGTTTGGGCTCTCAGATAGGATCATATTTACTGACTCTCTTCCTCATAACCAAATGAAAAGATATATAGCAGCAGCCGATGCCTGCGTAGGTTGTTTTGCTAAAAATGATATCACAATATGTAAGAGCCCTTTAAAGCTTGCCGAATATCTCTCTTCAGGTAAGGCTATAGTTGCCAGCAATGTGGGTGAGGTTAGAAATATGATCGGAGGGGTTGGTGTATTAGTAGAGCCCGGTAACCATATTATCTTAGCAGGCGGAATAAGTGAGCTTCTCTCTAGGCCGGATCTAAGAGCAAAGATGGGTGTCCTAGCAAGAAGAAGGGCTCTTGAGAGATACAATTGGAGCTGGAGTGCAGATAATAT
- a CDS encoding radical SAM protein, giving the protein MKTAAFPKYLMIQTVSGCNGSCYFCPHSYLEERTKSQQMDFKIFKKIIDECKDHKDLKVVMPYLMNEPLLDREIDKKIAYIKKRLPQSLVHILTNGSLLDENMGAKLIESGIDWVGFSLHGITENTIKETMGLDSEKVLNNISNFMKIAQRDKKDIADFIMLTLIKNERLPEEEFEDAVSFWKRKGIKRISSYSHPISRAGNVPLLDKVRNEGLYGCNSIWVDEMMHVLSNGDVVLCCMDWNRDVLLGNIEKDSLYNIWHSKKYNNLRDQINGKVPAEKKLICLKCECAQTESKRENNSITLIIPPPWGVERPPVGLAVIAEVLRVSGYRVKIMDLNLKIYSSVNEDDKKYWGMDCSLYFRDKKFIDSLMEKYADLFSEIENDLKNDDSGIAAFSVPTNSMYLMLKWMIEKIKYSQPQKKIVLGGISVTVKEQRDEFFEMLGNFNLIDAVVLGEGEDTILKLAHKLSNNRPIVDVENTVIVQGGNFIETGPGNVDNLDRIPFPKYEGFLLKEYTENNSISLELSRGCIGRCSFCSFKILSSSYKRKSPQRVIAELKYYKKELKKEYFSIVDSSINSDLKWLEKLSELIIKEALDLKLAALAIPRGDMSLDLLKKMKRAGFYRLEYGVESGSSRILKLMGKTFLAEDARRALSLTKRANIQNVLYFIVGFPTESDDDFQETLDFIRLNKANIDYVKSVNPLFLMAGSEIFANPEKFNISLPSESPDVKWFIGRGNDFDFRMKRVKRVHELLRELNIPYTTGATALPDKSIQVKKKDVALITTAPWGVNNPPLALGYLSDYLKKNNYDPAVFDFNIEFYNSIDQELQHLWHVENKNFWRDEEWFNLILKIFDRDIDLTVNKILESGAKIIGFSVVDPKERLTIEFIKRIKAKDSSKNIILGGPATLTAHSRNIFIDNIAEHIDFFVVGEGEETLLEIMKDENCNDIPGAIRVTDGKPGRLKEREVIKDLDSISYPSYEDFDLNLYPGKSLILEWSRGCVGNCAFCINHELIKGYRSRSAEHIFQELKYHKDINGISNFTVCDPLLNGKPQILEQLCNKIIEDGLKIEWTGEAMPRKDMEITLLEKMKEAGCVKLQIGLESGSDKVLKRMRKSYDVKTAEDFLRKASLAGMETELFVMIGFPSEDEAEFQKTADFLRRNREYINTLKSINTLHLIAGTDLYKNYSEFKINSLPDDNWHYLWETEDGNNYTLRRERGESLLKLAEELGFKVMETNLDEGKQQKEDKVDISRLEVLVNRIQHLPKQRKDFSGEALIPRKRILKLPYLILIIVLTLAAETYLWILKKIRRIIIFPGS; this is encoded by the coding sequence ATGAAGACAGCTGCTTTTCCTAAATATCTTATGATCCAAACAGTTTCAGGCTGCAATGGGAGTTGTTATTTTTGCCCCCACTCTTATCTTGAAGAGAGAACAAAATCTCAGCAGATGGACTTTAAGATCTTTAAAAAGATAATCGATGAGTGTAAAGACCATAAAGATCTGAAAGTGGTAATGCCTTATTTAATGAACGAGCCTTTACTTGATAGGGAGATAGACAAGAAGATAGCCTATATCAAAAAGAGGCTGCCTCAGAGTTTAGTCCATATCTTAACCAACGGCAGTCTTCTGGATGAAAATATGGGTGCTAAACTTATTGAGAGCGGTATAGATTGGGTAGGATTTAGCCTGCATGGAATAACTGAAAATACCATTAAGGAGACCATGGGGTTGGATTCAGAAAAGGTCTTAAATAATATATCTAATTTCATGAAGATTGCCCAAAGAGATAAAAAAGATATAGCTGATTTTATAATGCTTACTCTTATAAAAAATGAGAGATTGCCAGAAGAGGAATTTGAAGATGCAGTCAGTTTTTGGAAGAGAAAAGGTATTAAAAGAATAAGCAGCTATTCTCATCCTATATCTAGAGCTGGAAATGTCCCTTTGTTAGATAAGGTAAGAAATGAGGGGCTATATGGCTGCAACTCTATTTGGGTTGATGAGATGATGCATGTTCTTTCAAATGGGGATGTGGTTCTCTGCTGCATGGATTGGAATAGAGATGTTCTACTGGGTAATATTGAAAAAGACTCTCTTTACAATATTTGGCACTCAAAAAAATATAATAACTTAAGAGACCAGATAAACGGTAAGGTGCCGGCAGAAAAAAAACTGATCTGCCTTAAGTGTGAATGTGCCCAGACAGAATCCAAGAGGGAGAATAATAGTATAACCTTAATTATTCCTCCACCCTGGGGAGTTGAAAGGCCTCCGGTCGGACTGGCTGTAATAGCTGAGGTATTGAGAGTATCTGGTTATAGAGTAAAGATTATGGACTTAAATCTTAAGATCTATAGCTCTGTAAATGAGGATGATAAAAAATATTGGGGAATGGATTGTTCTCTTTACTTTAGAGATAAAAAATTCATCGACTCTCTAATGGAGAAGTATGCTGATCTATTCTCTGAAATAGAGAATGATTTAAAGAACGACGATTCAGGCATAGCTGCATTCTCAGTACCCACAAATTCGATGTACCTAATGCTTAAGTGGATGATTGAGAAAATAAAATATAGCCAACCTCAGAAGAAAATAGTATTGGGTGGTATTTCGGTTACAGTCAAAGAGCAGAGAGACGAGTTTTTTGAGATGCTAGGCAACTTTAATTTGATAGATGCAGTGGTTCTTGGAGAAGGCGAAGATACCATCTTAAAACTTGCTCATAAATTATCCAATAATAGACCTATAGTCGATGTTGAAAATACTGTCATAGTTCAAGGCGGCAACTTCATAGAGACAGGGCCTGGTAATGTAGATAATTTAGATAGGATTCCTTTTCCTAAGTATGAAGGGTTTTTGCTTAAAGAGTATACAGAGAATAACAGTATCTCCTTAGAGCTCTCTCGGGGCTGTATAGGCAGATGTAGTTTCTGCAGTTTTAAAATATTGAGCTCTTCTTATAAGAGAAAATCTCCTCAAAGAGTAATAGCTGAGCTTAAATACTATAAGAAAGAGTTAAAAAAAGAGTACTTCTCTATTGTAGATTCATCGATAAATTCTGACTTAAAATGGTTAGAAAAATTATCTGAATTGATAATAAAAGAGGCTCTTGATCTAAAGCTTGCAGCCCTTGCAATACCGCGAGGAGATATGAGCCTAGACTTGCTTAAAAAGATGAAAAGAGCAGGTTTTTATAGGTTAGAGTACGGAGTGGAGAGCGGCTCTAGTAGAATACTTAAGCTTATGGGGAAGACATTCTTAGCCGAAGATGCAAGAAGAGCTCTCTCTTTAACAAAGAGAGCAAACATTCAAAATGTACTCTATTTTATTGTTGGGTTTCCAACTGAGAGCGATGATGATTTCCAAGAGACGCTTGATTTTATAAGGTTGAATAAAGCGAACATAGATTACGTTAAATCTGTAAATCCTCTCTTCTTAATGGCTGGCTCAGAGATATTCGCAAACCCTGAAAAGTTCAATATCAGCTTGCCTAGCGAAAGTCCTGATGTTAAATGGTTTATAGGGAGAGGGAATGACTTTGATTTTAGGATGAAGAGGGTTAAAAGAGTGCATGAACTCTTAAGAGAACTTAATATTCCTTATACCACTGGAGCAACGGCTCTGCCGGATAAAAGCATTCAGGTCAAGAAGAAGGACGTAGCTCTTATTACAACAGCTCCTTGGGGTGTTAACAATCCGCCCTTAGCGCTTGGATATTTGTCAGACTATCTTAAAAAAAACAACTACGACCCCGCTGTATTTGATTTTAACATTGAATTTTACAATTCTATAGATCAAGAACTGCAGCATCTCTGGCATGTTGAGAACAAGAACTTCTGGAGAGATGAAGAATGGTTTAATCTTATCTTAAAAATCTTTGATAGAGATATAGATCTAACCGTAAACAAAATACTAGAGAGCGGAGCTAAGATCATAGGGTTCTCTGTAGTAGACCCCAAAGAACGGCTGACAATAGAATTTATAAAGAGAATAAAGGCAAAGGATAGCTCAAAAAATATCATCTTAGGTGGTCCTGCCACATTGACAGCACATTCAAGAAATATATTTATAGACAACATTGCAGAGCATATAGATTTTTTTGTTGTTGGAGAAGGAGAAGAGACACTCCTTGAGATAATGAAAGACGAGAATTGCAATGATATCCCTGGAGCAATAAGAGTGACTGATGGTAAACCAGGAAGATTAAAAGAGAGAGAGGTAATAAAAGATTTAGATAGCATATCCTATCCTAGCTATGAAGATTTTGATCTGAATCTTTATCCGGGGAAATCTCTTATTTTGGAGTGGTCTAGAGGCTGCGTAGGAAATTGTGCTTTCTGCATCAATCATGAGCTTATAAAAGGCTACCGTTCGCGCTCTGCAGAGCATATATTCCAAGAGTTAAAATACCACAAAGATATCAATGGTATAAGTAATTTTACGGTCTGTGATCCGCTCTTAAATGGAAAACCTCAAATCTTAGAGCAGCTTTGCAATAAGATCATAGAGGATGGACTTAAAATAGAGTGGACAGGCGAAGCTATGCCTAGAAAGGATATGGAGATTACCCTTCTTGAAAAGATGAAAGAAGCTGGGTGTGTAAAGCTCCAGATTGGACTAGAGAGCGGCTCTGATAAAGTCTTAAAGAGAATGCGTAAGTCATATGATGTTAAGACAGCTGAAGATTTCTTGAGAAAAGCATCTCTTGCAGGCATGGAGACAGAGCTCTTTGTCATGATAGGTTTTCCATCTGAAGATGAGGCTGAATTTCAGAAAACAGCAGATTTCCTCAGACGCAACAGAGAGTATATTAATACTCTTAAGTCGATTAATACTCTTCACCTTATAGCCGGTACGGATTTATATAAAAATTACTCTGAGTTTAAAATAAATTCTTTACCCGATGATAACTGGCACTATCTCTGGGAAACAGAAGATGGTAATAATTATACTTTAAGAAGAGAGAGGGGAGAGTCTCTCTTGAAGCTGGCAGAAGAGCTGGGTTTTAAGGTTATGGAGACAAACCTAGATGAGGGCAAGCAGCAGAAAGAGGATAAAGTCGACATCTCTAGACTGGAGGTTCTTGTAAACAGGATTCAACACCTTCCTAAGCAGAGAAAAGATTTCTCAGGAGAGGCTTTAATTCCAAGAAAACGAATCTTAAAGTTGCCTTATCTGATTTTGATAATAGTTCTAACTTTGGCAGCAGAGACATATCTTTGGATTTTAAAAAAGATAAGGAGAATAATAATCTTCCCCGGAAGCTGA